One Opitutaceae bacterium DNA segment encodes these proteins:
- a CDS encoding TolC family protein has translation MGTVGTSLSLTLILLPGIAFGAELAGGVTGRPEFLRAIADAPVLGAASRRTDAARERLGSAGRLADVEVEGMASRMVGPMNERSTMWEMNVMQPLPRRGERSADRDRARADVSMAEAEHAMLAGELAADVATAIAEAGGAEAQAKLLEAQIERLNAVLRSVEARIATGAGRLSDRLTVQARLASMRFMIEEERRDAADALSEARGRLGYAPDARLPGFAAPIPSEINAEDAAAVRLASARGVQAHARVRMALASGNPMTAVGVRFEQERRSMGSENTLGLAFSTDLPFRNRSYARAESRAAEAERAAAQTDATAVRFRVEAALGRVERAEHLAGIARRLSQETVGRLEAEYESMLRAAATGSGQSSTVLEVVELLEKTTEAEIQIIRADTAVRTARAELWRYYSATEFINRQP, from the coding sequence ATGGGAACCGTTGGAACCTCACTCAGCCTGACCCTGATCCTCCTGCCTGGAATTGCCTTCGGCGCGGAGTTGGCGGGCGGCGTCACGGGAAGACCTGAATTTCTCCGCGCGATCGCCGATGCTCCGGTGCTCGGTGCGGCGTCGCGGCGGACGGATGCCGCCCGGGAACGCCTTGGATCGGCCGGCCGCCTCGCGGATGTCGAGGTCGAGGGAATGGCCTCCCGCATGGTCGGGCCCATGAACGAGCGTTCAACGATGTGGGAGATGAATGTCATGCAGCCGCTGCCAAGGCGCGGCGAGCGATCGGCGGATCGCGACCGCGCGCGCGCTGATGTTTCCATGGCGGAGGCGGAACATGCGATGCTCGCGGGCGAACTCGCCGCAGACGTCGCGACGGCGATCGCCGAGGCCGGGGGTGCGGAGGCGCAGGCGAAACTCCTGGAGGCGCAGATTGAGCGTCTCAACGCCGTGCTGCGCAGCGTCGAGGCGCGCATTGCCACGGGGGCCGGCCGTCTTTCAGACCGGCTGACCGTCCAGGCGCGGCTCGCCTCCATGCGATTCATGATCGAGGAGGAGCGACGCGATGCCGCCGACGCCCTGTCCGAAGCGCGCGGTCGCCTGGGGTACGCGCCCGACGCCCGGCTGCCTGGGTTTGCAGCGCCGATTCCCTCTGAAATCAATGCTGAGGATGCAGCGGCGGTTCGACTCGCCTCCGCGCGGGGAGTGCAGGCGCACGCGCGGGTGAGGATGGCGCTGGCGTCCGGCAACCCGATGACTGCGGTGGGCGTGCGTTTCGAACAGGAGCGGCGTTCCATGGGCAGCGAGAACACCCTTGGCCTTGCATTTTCGACCGACCTTCCCTTTCGCAACCGCTCCTATGCGCGAGCCGAGAGTCGTGCGGCGGAGGCCGAGCGGGCCGCCGCCCAGACTGATGCAACAGCCGTCCGCTTCCGCGTCGAGGCCGCACTGGGACGTGTGGAACGCGCCGAGCATCTGGCGGGCATCGCGCGGCGCCTGAGCCAGGAAACCGTGGGCCGTCTTGAGGCCGAATACGAGAGCATGCTCCGCGCAGCCGCAACGGGAAGCGGGCAGTCCTCGACCGTACTGGAGGTTGTCGAGCTTCTCGAAAAGACGACGGAGGCCGAAATCCAGATCATTCGCGCCGACACCGCGGTGCGCACGGCGCGCGCCGAACTCTGGCGCTACTACTCCGCAACGGAGTTCATCAACCGGCAACCCTGA
- a CDS encoding efflux RND transporter periplasmic adaptor subunit has product MRSQSLLIAAAGLVIGAGLIALLPRERLFVDTRVDSPEDEASAAGERWACPMMDFIGTKPGKCPVCGMTLTKVTAGELTREQQRRMDVQLSQVTEGPARSLVRAYGIVRYDERTLQVVIPRLGGRVVKRHHAARHLGMLVEAGDPIVDLYSPEAFAAQGELAAAVKLGDQRTIRALSDRFDRWNLAGVARAIVDGGGPVDTVTITSPFSGRVVRALEDGEALPGISLPQVGQEVTADAPLVRLVEPFAYMLVVNVPELRAHWVKVGQRVRLSSDDWGELPEIDADIAWVAPELDPEIRAREVHIHLRDPKGRLLPGSLVNARIESVLGPDLEAADPSNRETWGTFTLVPKTAVLSTGVRNVAWRVAEHQRDGRIRFELAPLALGPRLEDESGNDLYVVRAGLKAGDEVATQGAFLIDSQAQLAGTPSLLHPTGAVAPAGGHQH; this is encoded by the coding sequence ATGCGCTCGCAATCCCTCCTCATCGCCGCGGCCGGGCTGGTTATCGGCGCCGGCCTGATCGCCCTGCTTCCCCGTGAGAGACTTTTCGTCGACACCCGCGTGGACAGCCCTGAGGACGAGGCGTCGGCCGCGGGTGAGCGCTGGGCCTGCCCGATGATGGACTTCATCGGCACGAAACCGGGCAAGTGCCCCGTGTGCGGCATGACGCTGACAAAAGTCACGGCGGGCGAACTCACACGGGAGCAGCAGCGGCGCATGGACGTGCAGCTCTCCCAGGTGACGGAGGGCCCGGCGCGCAGCCTGGTTCGCGCGTATGGAATTGTCCGATACGACGAGCGCACGCTTCAGGTTGTCATTCCCCGACTCGGCGGACGGGTCGTGAAGCGGCACCATGCCGCGCGCCACCTCGGCATGCTTGTGGAGGCGGGTGATCCGATCGTGGATCTGTACAGCCCCGAGGCATTCGCCGCACAGGGGGAGCTGGCGGCCGCGGTGAAGCTGGGTGACCAGCGGACGATACGCGCGCTGTCCGATCGCTTCGATCGCTGGAACCTCGCCGGCGTCGCCAGGGCCATTGTCGATGGCGGCGGGCCGGTGGACACCGTCACGATCACAAGTCCTTTTTCAGGACGGGTGGTTCGTGCGCTTGAGGACGGTGAGGCCCTGCCGGGCATCTCCCTGCCTCAGGTCGGGCAGGAGGTGACGGCGGATGCACCGCTCGTGCGCCTGGTTGAGCCGTTCGCCTACATGCTTGTGGTCAATGTGCCGGAGCTGCGTGCACACTGGGTCAAGGTCGGCCAGCGCGTGCGTCTCTCGTCCGACGATTGGGGGGAACTTCCGGAAATTGACGCCGACATCGCGTGGGTCGCTCCCGAGCTCGATCCGGAAATTCGGGCGCGAGAGGTGCACATTCACCTTCGCGATCCCAAGGGCAGGCTGCTGCCGGGAAGTCTTGTGAATGCCCGCATTGAATCGGTGCTGGGTCCCGATCTTGAGGCGGCGGATCCTTCGAACCGTGAAACCTGGGGGACGTTCACACTTGTGCCCAAAACAGCGGTGCTTTCGACCGGCGTGCGCAACGTCGCCTGGCGCGTCGCCGAACACCAGCGCGACGGTCGCATCCGCTTTGAACTCGCCCCGCTTGCGCTTGGTCCGAGGCTGGAGGACGAATCCGGCAACGACCTCTATGTGGTTCGCGCGGGCTTGAAGGCGGGCGACGAGGTGGCGACGCAGGGGGCTTTCCTGATCGACAGCCAGGCGCAGCTCGCCGGGACGCCCAGCCTGCTTCATCCCACGGGGGCGGTCGCTCCCGCAGGAGGGCACCAGCATTGA
- a CDS encoding efflux RND transporter permease subunit produces MLSFVIRNSFLTLAASLLLAVAGFWAWHHVPVDAIPDLSDNQVIVWAEWPGKSPQDMDAQITARLARELQGLPGVETVRGMSLYGASYLYVIFQEKRDLYECRTRVLERLSQLQGILPAGVVPRLGPDATAMGQVYAFTLQGAASLEQKRYVLDQIVVPALRAVPGVAEVAPAGGVVREYQIDVEPTRLEAQGITLDMLMMAVRNAGRDVGAMSVEQSGIETMIRGVGFVRSVHDVENVVIRGDRMKGAGVRLGDIANVHLGGEFRQGVLADGYQEHVGAIIGMRVREDPKTVIGAVKRRLLDLQPALDRDGLTAVAFYDRSQLIQETTETVTDTLIEAVITTVIVVVAFLLHVRGSLAVAVSLPLGMLFTFLVMHFFGVGANIMSLAGIAIAIGVMVDFGIIMTENITQHLVDLQEKCRREGRAMPTSPFNPEITETVVNAAQEVARPLLTSAATTIIGFLPIFALTDQAGRLFEPLALTKSLAISGAVLFGTLLVPVLCRLLLPPWHVRRGILLALSGAAAGITFGWFVRDGWVLPMDYGRWELAIPGWLFAPLAAVLAGSVIWRLGRERLVNYEENPMSHAIHVAYEWAYERIIRHKVAFTVTISTMAVGGYLLGAGWQTVSWPLRKLFTAAGADLAETRMDAAMTRWFPGAGSSFLPPLDEGSFLFMPSLPATGGLGETQRIMMTQNRLMEAVPEVSSVMGKMGRAETALDPAPLGMIETVVALKPYKEWPVHEITRPDGSVEHRPRTLEEVRSALAAITDIPGVAPSWLQPIETRVVMLSTGIRSLIALQVLGDDTEALERFAEAAEKVIQPTPGAADVQMQREGGKPYAEIRLDPAKLARFGLSNEQVMTAVETAFGGMALTYSVEGALRYPVRIRYLRERRDDADELVQLEIPTTDGRGAIPLSNLLAAPTVHTLEFTQGQPDAHAMLARLPLTAQRNFTILSPRRAEITIPAGEALPAVIRKAVSAGQVTLSAVRPSEGGLTYTIGPMAIRSEGGKRTQYVLLNARGRGEVEVVHDADARLRSALDEGRLELPAGATYRWVGRYEQKIKADETLRWIIAASMVVMVFLIYVGTRSWLITSIIILCNATVTTSGGFFFVWLWGAEMTTAVVVGFLVLLGVMFNDGILLGTYIQEQFRTHPGTMDEVHRRVFLAGLRRRRPAIMTNATAMLSLIPVLWSTGRGSELMQPMVLPVVGGMIFDVISLFSVPVFYTWYWERRLAREARAGAAQTATALTQ; encoded by the coding sequence ATGCTCTCGTTTGTCATCCGCAATTCCTTCCTGACACTGGCCGCATCGCTCCTTCTGGCGGTCGCCGGGTTCTGGGCGTGGCATCATGTGCCGGTCGACGCCATTCCCGACCTCAGTGACAACCAGGTGATCGTCTGGGCGGAGTGGCCCGGGAAGAGTCCGCAGGACATGGATGCGCAGATCACCGCGCGTCTCGCCCGCGAACTGCAGGGGCTTCCGGGCGTTGAAACGGTGCGCGGGATGTCACTCTACGGCGCCAGCTATCTCTATGTGATTTTTCAGGAGAAGCGCGATCTGTACGAATGCCGGACGCGCGTGCTCGAACGACTCTCCCAGCTTCAGGGAATCCTGCCTGCCGGCGTTGTGCCGCGCCTTGGCCCCGATGCCACCGCGATGGGGCAGGTGTACGCCTTCACGCTGCAGGGGGCCGCGAGCCTGGAGCAGAAGCGATACGTGCTCGATCAGATAGTCGTGCCCGCGCTGCGCGCTGTGCCGGGCGTGGCCGAGGTTGCGCCAGCCGGAGGCGTCGTGCGGGAGTACCAGATCGACGTCGAGCCCACGCGGCTCGAGGCGCAGGGCATCACGCTCGACATGCTGATGATGGCGGTGCGGAATGCGGGGCGCGATGTGGGCGCGATGAGCGTCGAGCAGTCGGGTATTGAGACGATGATTCGCGGCGTGGGCTTCGTCCGCTCCGTGCACGATGTTGAGAACGTCGTCATCCGCGGCGACAGAATGAAGGGGGCGGGCGTTCGGCTGGGCGACATTGCCAATGTGCACCTCGGCGGGGAGTTCCGCCAGGGTGTGCTCGCCGATGGCTATCAGGAGCACGTCGGCGCCATCATCGGCATGCGCGTGCGGGAGGATCCGAAAACCGTCATCGGCGCGGTCAAGCGGCGCCTGCTCGATCTGCAGCCCGCGCTCGATCGCGATGGGCTGACGGCGGTTGCATTCTACGATCGCTCACAGCTCATTCAGGAGACCACCGAGACGGTCACCGACACGCTGATCGAGGCGGTCATCACGACGGTGATCGTGGTTGTGGCGTTTCTTCTCCATGTGCGCGGCAGTCTGGCTGTCGCCGTGAGCCTTCCGCTCGGAATGCTGTTCACGTTCCTGGTAATGCATTTTTTCGGTGTCGGCGCGAACATCATGAGCCTCGCCGGCATCGCGATCGCAATCGGCGTGATGGTGGATTTCGGAATCATCATGACCGAAAACATCACGCAGCACCTCGTGGACCTGCAGGAGAAATGCCGGCGCGAGGGGCGCGCGATGCCGACATCTCCCTTCAATCCTGAGATCACGGAGACCGTCGTGAACGCCGCGCAGGAGGTGGCGCGACCGCTGCTCACCTCCGCTGCGACGACAATCATCGGTTTCCTGCCGATTTTTGCGCTGACGGACCAGGCCGGGCGTCTTTTCGAGCCGCTTGCGCTGACCAAGTCGCTTGCGATCAGCGGCGCTGTGCTGTTCGGCACGCTGCTTGTGCCGGTGCTCTGCCGCCTGCTGCTGCCGCCCTGGCATGTGCGTCGCGGCATACTGCTCGCCCTCTCCGGAGCGGCGGCGGGAATCACCTTTGGATGGTTTGTGCGCGATGGATGGGTGCTGCCGATGGACTACGGGCGGTGGGAGTTGGCGATTCCCGGCTGGCTCTTCGCCCCGCTGGCGGCTGTTCTCGCCGGCTCGGTGATCTGGAGGCTGGGCCGCGAGCGCCTCGTGAACTACGAGGAGAATCCGATGAGCCACGCGATTCACGTTGCCTACGAGTGGGCCTACGAACGGATCATCCGACACAAGGTGGCCTTCACCGTCACGATTTCGACGATGGCGGTGGGCGGATATCTGCTCGGCGCGGGATGGCAGACCGTAAGCTGGCCGTTGCGCAAGCTGTTCACCGCGGCCGGAGCTGATCTGGCTGAAACGCGCATGGATGCGGCGATGACACGGTGGTTTCCCGGGGCGGGTTCAAGTTTTCTCCCTCCCCTCGATGAAGGATCCTTTCTATTCATGCCGTCGCTTCCGGCCACCGGCGGTCTTGGGGAAACGCAGCGGATCATGATGACGCAGAACCGGCTCATGGAAGCCGTTCCGGAGGTGTCCTCCGTGATGGGAAAGATGGGGCGCGCGGAAACGGCGCTCGATCCCGCGCCGCTGGGGATGATCGAGACGGTCGTTGCCCTGAAGCCCTACAAGGAGTGGCCGGTTCATGAGATCACCCGGCCGGATGGCAGCGTCGAACACCGGCCGCGCACCTTGGAGGAGGTGCGTTCCGCACTGGCGGCGATCACGGACATTCCCGGTGTGGCGCCGAGCTGGCTCCAGCCGATCGAGACCCGCGTGGTCATGCTGTCGACGGGCATTCGCAGCCTGATCGCCCTGCAGGTGCTCGGCGATGACACGGAGGCGTTGGAGCGATTCGCCGAGGCGGCGGAGAAGGTCATTCAACCGACACCCGGCGCCGCCGATGTCCAGATGCAGCGCGAGGGAGGCAAACCCTACGCCGAGATCCGGCTCGATCCGGCGAAGCTGGCCCGCTTCGGACTCAGCAACGAGCAGGTCATGACAGCGGTCGAGACCGCCTTTGGCGGCATGGCGCTGACCTATTCGGTGGAGGGAGCGCTTCGTTATCCGGTGCGCATCCGCTACCTGCGCGAACGCCGCGACGATGCCGATGAACTGGTGCAGCTTGAGATTCCAACCACCGATGGACGCGGTGCGATTCCCCTTTCAAACCTCCTCGCGGCGCCGACCGTGCACACGCTTGAGTTCACCCAGGGGCAGCCGGATGCCCATGCGATGCTTGCGCGGCTGCCGCTGACCGCGCAGCGAAACTTCACGATCCTTTCTCCGCGACGTGCTGAAATCACGATTCCCGCCGGTGAAGCTCTGCCTGCGGTAATCCGCAAGGCGGTTTCGGCCGGACAGGTGACTCTTTCCGCGGTGCGGCCGAGCGAGGGTGGGCTGACTTACACGATCGGGCCGATGGCGATCCGGTCCGAGGGAGGAAAACGGACGCAGTACGTGCTCCTGAATGCTCGCGGACGCGGCGAGGTCGAGGTTGTCCACGACGCCGACGCCAGGCTGCGCAGCGCGCTTGACGAGGGGCGGCTTGAGCTGCCGGCGGGCGCGACCTATCGCTGGGTGGGACGTTACGAGCAGAAGATCAAGGCGGACGAGACGCTGCGCTGGATCATCGCGGCGTCGATGGTCGTCATGGTTTTCCTCATCTATGTCGGCACACGCTCGTGGCTCATCACGAGCATCATCATTCTTTGCAACGCGACCGTCACCACCTCGGGCGGGTTCTTTTTCGTCTGGCTGTGGGGGGCCGAGATGACGACTGCCGTCGTTGTGGGATTCCTGGTTCTCCTGGGCGTGATGTTCAACGACGGCATTCTGCTGGGCACCTACATTCAGGAGCAGTTCAGGACCCATCCCGGCACGATGGACGAGGTGCACCGGCGCGTTTTCCTCGCGGGATTGCGCCGCCGCCGGCCCGCCATCATGACGAATGCGACGGCGATGCTGTCGCTGATACCCGTCCTGTGGTCGACCGGCCGCGGATCGGAGTTGATGCAGCCGATGGTGCTGCCGGTTGTGGGCGGAATGATCTTCGACGTGATCTCGCTGTTTTCCGTGCCGGTCTTCTACACCTGGTACTGGGAGAGGCGGCTGGCGCGCGAGGCGCGAGCCGGCGCGGCGCAGACGGCGACCGCGCTGACGCAATAG